A genomic segment from Pelobates fuscus isolate aPelFus1 chromosome 7, aPelFus1.pri, whole genome shotgun sequence encodes:
- the EDEM1 gene encoding ER degradation-enhancing alpha-mannosidase-like protein 1 — translation MRWCSVLLWLLVLRLGLHALRGLLPPGSLRGAAQGVSSVCRATYGRFFVGPGDEYGRRYSSFPAGLRLEMREMARSMFSFGYDNYMKHAFPEDELNPILCQGRGPDTLNPSNLNINDVLGNYSLTLIDALDTLAVMGNATEFQKAVRLVIDTVSFDKDSTVQVFEATIRIMGSLLSAHIILTDTKQPFGNMTLNGYDDELLHMAHDLAVRLLPAFENTRTGMPYPRVNLLKGVPPDSLNHTCTAGAGSLLVEFGILSRLLGDSTFEWVARRAVRALWSLRSNDTGLLGNVVDIQTGDWVGKQSGLGAGLDSFFEYLLKSYILFGEEKDLDMFNEAYKSIRSHLRRGRKACNEGEGDPPLYVNVNMLNGQIMNTWIDSLQAFFPGLQVLKGDIEDAICLHAFYYAIWKRYGALPERYNWQLQAPDVSFYPLRPELVESTYLLYQATKNPFYLHVGMDILQSLEKHAKAKCGYATLHHVVDKSQEDRMESFFLSETCKYLYLLFDEDNPVHRTGNKYLFTTEGHLVPLDPRFRKTPWHEFFHQEDKTERSLQKLSQTRLRTANSSTNCNRVPEERRFSLPLKSVYMRQIDQMVGVV, via the exons ATGCGGTGGTGCTCGGTGCTGCTGTGGCTGCTCGTGCTCCGGCTCGGACTGCACGCCCTGCGGGGGCTCCTCCCCCCGGGCTCACTGCGGGGAGCGGCGCAGGGGGTCTCCTCCGTGTGCCGGGCCACCTACGGGCGCTTCTTCGTGGGCCCCGGGGATGAGTACGGCCGCCGGTACAGCTCGTTCCCCGCCGGGCTCCGCCTGGAGATGCGGGAGATGGCGCGGAGCATGTTCTCCTTCGGCTACGACAACTACATGAAGCACGCCTTCCCGGAGGACGAGCTCAACCCCATCCTGTGCCAGGGCCGGGGGCCGGACACCCTGAACCC TTCTAATCTAAACATCAATGATGTCCTTGGAAACTATTCCCTAACCCTGATTGATGCCCTGGACACATTAGCG GTAATGGGAAATGCCACAGAGTTCCAGAAAGCTGTGCGTCTGGTCATTGACACTGTTTCTTTCGATAAAGATTCCACTGTGCAAGTGTTTGAGGCAACCATTAG GATTATGGGTAGCTTGCTTTCTGCCCACATCATACTAACAGACACTAAGCAGCCTTTTGGCAACATGACACTCAATGGGTATGATGATGAACTCCTTCACATGGCCCACGATCTTGCTGTCAGACTTCTTCCTGCTTTTGAGAACACGAGGACAGGCATGCCCTACCCTAGA GTGAATCTCCTGAAAGGGGTCCCTCCAGATAGTCTCAATCACACGTGCACTGCTGGTGCTGGTTCTCTGTTGGTAGAGTTTGGCATCCTCAGCCGACTTTTGGGAGACTCAACGTTTGAATGGGTTGCCCGCCGAGCTGTCCGTGCACTTTGGAGCTTGAGGAGCAATGACACTGGTCTACTGG GGAACGTAGTGGACATTCAGACCGGAGATTGGGTTGGGAAGCAGAGTGGATTAGGTGCTGGGCTGGATTCCTTCTTTGAGTACTTGCTGAAGTCTTACATTTTGTTTGGGGAGGAAAAAGATCTAGACATGTTTAATGAGGCCTACAAAAGTATCCGGAGCCATCTCAGGAGAGG GCGGAAAGCGTGTAACGAAGGTGAAGGAGATCCACCTCTCTATGTCAATGTTAACATGCTAAATGGACAAATCATGAATACATGGATAGATTCTCTACAAGCTTTCTTTCCTGGTCTTCAG GTCTTAAAAGGAGATATAGAGGATGCAATTTGTCTGCATGCTTTTTACTACGCCATCTGGAAGCGATATGGAGCTCTGCCTGAAAGATACAACTGGCAGCTACAAGCCCCTGATGTCTCTTTTTATCCCCTTAGACCAGAGCTGGTGGAGTCCACTTATCTCTTATACCAG GCCACCAAAAATCCATTCTACCTCCATGTTGGCATGGATATATTGCAAAGCTTGGAAAAACATGCAAAAGCCAA GTGTGGTTATGCCACTTTGCATCATGTAGTGGATAAGTCTCAGGAGGATCGAATGGAGAGCTTTTTTCTGAGTGAAACGTGCAAATATCTATACTTG CTGTTCGATGAAGATAACCCTGTACACAGAACTGGTAATAAGTATCTTTTCACTACTGAGGGACATTTGGTTCCACTTGATCCTCGTTTTAGAAAAACACCTTGGCACGAATTCTTTCATCAAGAAGACAAAACTGAAAGAAGCTTGCAGAAACTGTCTCAGACCAGGCTCCGCACTGCTAACTCCAGTACCAAT TGTAATAGAGTGCCTGAAGAACGAAGATTTTCACTTCCATTGAAGAGTGTTTATATGAGACAAATTGATCAGATGGTGGGAGTCGTATGA